Below is a window of Falco rusticolus isolate bFalRus1 chromosome 9, bFalRus1.pri, whole genome shotgun sequence DNA.
CTTAAACCTGATCATTTCTGCGCACAGCACCAGAAGGGCCTTCCACATAGCTCCATTAACTCACATTTAACAGGATCAATCAATCAAATTCTACTGCAACATCAATTAGTCATAGGAGATCATAATTCCACAGTAGAAAGTTTAGATGACTTAAATAGCAGTTTTATTAGAGTATGTGTGACCTTCAGGACTAAATTATACCATAATTGGgagaaaaatgaacataaaCAAATAAACTCAAAATTATAGATTGGAAGATCTCATCCTCTTTGCTGTGTCAGCATATTTAACCCCTTACTGAACAGGCAAAAAGATCACCCCTTCTCAACCTGCCAAAGAGCTGTGGGGTTTATGTTAACTTTGATTCTATTTGCAACCTTTTTAGCCAGAGAAGTAAAAGATTCTGCAGTTTAGAGAGTTGTTAATATGGTATCCAATTAACATTTACCATTTACAATGCTTTTCTGTACTAAAAAATTGTCTGATATAGTCTAAAGGgaatttttaaattgcactAACAGAAACCCATTTGTGTTAGAATAGTTTTATTATCACTACCACTGAATTTATCCCCGATTtacatccttttatttttgatctcttttttgtattttttaaatacactcaACTATTTCCTTAATGTTTCTAGAAAATCAGAAGTCATTTATTCTTTCCTCATGCTCAGATGATTTTCAGTCAACTGCTTAAAGATTCTTACCACATGGTGATAAACTTAAGACCTGACACAAACACCAAATATTGAGATCACTTGAACATCCGTCAACATCAAAATCCAAACCTATCTTTCCATTTAACATTACCTAACATTTTTAAGCATGTATAGGACTTCTGATGGCAAATGGGAATTCTTTACATCAAATTCAGTCAGATCTGCCTCTAGCAAAGAGGGAGGTGGTTCTTTTGGCTGTAGAGTTGGACATTCCTTCTTAATACGCAGaatcctaaaaagaaaaaacagaagttaaaaagttCAGAAGTCTCTTTTCTCTTAATGGGCTGAACACTGACACTATAGGTTGACTACAACACCAATGCACACCATGCCAAGTTACACATTATCAATTATAAAACAGTAGCATTCCACATTCCCCCTTTCTTCCAGCAAAACTAGAGACAGTGCCGCATGCATAACCACTCAATTTCCCAGCAAACTTCCCAGTAAAACACTAGGCTGATGTGCAATTGGCACGACTGAAAAAAGAGCAGCTACAGAAAAGCACTATGTGGTGAGGAACCTGTCCctagcaaacaaaaaactacaAAACCAGCTTCCACAGCATGAATTTACCCTGTCCCAAAAGCCCAAGTACCTTTTAGCCAAACAAACTTTTGCCCGCTTCCGCATCCTTTGGCGAGGCACAGTGTTCCCAACCAGAGAGTTTGGAAGAGTTGTAACCtaggaaataatgaaaacacagacatttattcaaaaccaaaagcagctCCCCACTAGTTCCAGCCCTGCAAAGGTTCCAACTCCTCGACCGAGTCAGGAGAACATGAGCAGAGTGAAGCACTCATAAGACCTTAGAGGATTGGAAAAAACATCTACTCCAGGATCCCTTGTCTTCTAGAAAGCAAGCAGAGTATATTTTTGATTTTACTAAGCAACTACTACAGCGGTAATGgatagagggaaaaaaacaccctggCTATACAACTCTCACTCAGGAACCTCAACACCAGGCAGATGAGTAACACTGAAAGCTCCAGTCTCCTACGGCAGTCTGCGGTGCTGACAAAATTGGTTCATTTTTGAGCTGGTGACAAACAGCACCACAGACACGCAGCAAGGCTTTTACCGGTTGTGAAGTTACCAAGTGCCACCTTCTGGAGAAACACAACAATGCCGGACCAAGACGACACATCATTAGTTCTCCCTTTGTTTCTCAAAGACTTGAATCCCAGGAAAAAGCTTCTCTCACAAAAGAAATCTCTAATTAGTTTggagggttattttttttttttaagtaaaatctTGGTATTTTAAGTACAATCAGCAGCAGctaatttgtaattttctgtatcttattcaggaataaaggaaaaagcGAAGTCTAAAACCCCAAATCAAAAACCACCTGAAAAGATTTTACCATATGGAATTTAAGCATTCTTTACTGATGTGTGTTACATATAAACAGCTGCAttaaagaacattaaaattACGGAATTCCTAGCAACACACGCTATTTCCTTTCATTGAGGGTTTTTTAGGCCAAATTCTACATAAAGGCTGATCTGCAACACAAAGGCAAGGCTCAGGGAGTAATCTCATCCCTCCACAGTGAAACAGAGCTCCAGAACTGAATATTAGAACCAGCACAGCACTAATTAATCGAAGTATTAAATTCACCTCAACAAGGTCAGCAGTGTGTAAGGCAGAAGGCAGCAACAGTTCACAAGAGGAAACATTCCTCAACAAGCAGTGACTAACAAAGCAAGTACTCACCTGTACCTTATTTTTCTACAGATGTTGGATTTAAGTGCCCTGGCAATATGGGTGCACACCTAGACTGGAGCAGGTTGGGGAGCACCAGACCCACACCTGGTTCTGACTCCAGAGGACAGGGAGCACTTACCGCAGTCAGTATTCAACAGCCTTTTTCCTTCACTAACCTTTTATATCTACCATCATTTGTTCAACAGGTGACTACAAGCAAGCAATAAACATTTGGAAAGGGGTCAGAGCCTGCACCTGGAAAGCGACCTCTTAGTCAGGTGTTATCAATAGCATCATATATACTAAAACATGGAGGTCCAAGAAGCTGCTACATAAATTTTGGTGCGGGAAGTGTCAGGTAAGGAAGTCCCCTCCTCAGCCTCCGGGACCTGTTCAAAACTAAATGCAAAATCTCTTCGCTGACATAGCCACTCATGACACCTCTGAATAGGCGAGTGTTCCTTTTGACCGTAATGATACAGtccaaaaaaacaaactctcACATTCCGCACACACTAAGTAGCTTCAAGGGAAGCATGTATTTTGATGAGAAAGACAGGAAGATTAATCTCCTCAATTAAATGAAATCCAGGCAATCAGTGCTGAACACCCAGCATACCTACTAAGATTATCCTAATTCATTAAAGGAAACGTCTGTCTTCAGATTTCCTCAAGCCTTCTTGTTGCAAGTGACTTTTCTTCGGgatattgcaaaaataaaagtaaaaaacaaaaaaactaaaatgGAAGTACATCTAACAGGCAGCCATAGCCTTGAAGGATTTAACCAAATGACGCAGAAACAGATTCCTGACTGATGAAAATTCTCGAGGAGACCTTTGAGAATAATAGGACAGAACATCAGGACAGGAACCTGAGGGCACAGGCAGTATTCCTTTGACAATCCAAGGCAAATAAGTCAATCTCGGGATAAACCCCTCCCAAACAGTCTCTAACGAGACAGCGTGACAAGTCTTATTTGCAGTTGAGTACAAGAAAACAAGAGCTCATATGCTGAAGTGTTTAGCACTTCACAAGCAGACCGCAGAAATCTGAGTATCTGCTTTGCAGATAAGACTCACACGGGAAAGAAGGTATCAGCTCTGAATGTTATGGCACACTGGAAAATATTATCTGAAAAGGACAGCCCTGAATATAGGCACTGAGTGTCTTGAATATAATCCTAAATACTGAGAAAGACAAGATTACTATAGGCATTTAAACCATCATCAACTCCATACAGGAGTTAGATATGCGTCGATTTACTACTGCCCTCACTGTCTGCAAATAATCTTGAAAGAGGCAGGTTCAGCCAGAAAGAGAAGCTGTTGCTGTTCCATCAGCAAATCAGGCAGAGTTCCAGGAGCTCTGAAACATCCCCAAAATTCCAGTGAAATTGTATAGGTTGAAAGCCCTGGGCCAGGCTAAGCAAGTGAAAGACTGCAAGTTTTACACCACCTCCGAAACCAGATGTTGATCTTTACTTCCTTCCCACTGACCCAGATGCACTTACCTTTCTCATGATCTTCCGCCCATAGAACATCATTTTGTCTCTCTTGCGAAATCGGTACTGAGGCACATGTGGCTGAAGTTGTTCTGAAAGAGAGAAGCATGACATCAGAAACCATCTGCAGCTCCATgctaagggaaagaaaacagtagaagGTTGTCAGTTTTGCTACCTCCATAACAGCTGTGGCCCCTGCCTACGAAGCAGCAAGCTCTCGTAGTCACCGTTTGGAATTTAAACCAGCACAAGACACCTCATTATCCAGCTCTGGTTAGCCAAGCCAGCCTAGGGAAGAGCTGACTTGAGGCTCTACCTAACCACCAGAGGAGATAAAAAAAGCTCTCTGAACAGATACAAGGATCAGGTTAATTTAACATTACAAAGGAAACCTCTAATTCACCCATTTCTCATTACTGTTACAGTGAAATCGCAGCAGGGTTGAAGTTGTTTGCATAATTTGCAACTGATACTAAGGCTATCGTACACTCGAGAAATAAAAACCTCcactgtcctgcatgtgccagtTATGAATTCTATGTTTAGACCTGGGTAAATGAATCAACATAAGCTCTTCATCCTTTTAGAGCTGTTTTCCTGCAAGAACCACTACCTTCACAGCAAGCATCGACCACgtattattacaaaaatattgaaGATAGCAGAGAAAACTTTCTAAAATATGCATAGTTATTGAGTACTTACTAGATTGTTTCACTCTTCTGTAAATAACGAACACAATTGCTATAAGTAGTAACGCGACTGCAGCTCCAATCACAATTCCAGTCAGCTGTGAGAGGAATTTAGGCAGGAAAGAAGTTATTAACTTCTTATATTAAATGTTGAAAACCATTAAGTACTTCTTGGAGGGCTGAAGAACACTTAGCTCAGTAAGGTGTCTAAAAGTCAAGTacattcataaatatttaatttttaattaaaacttcacATATGCAAGAACTTTAAACTAGGCCAGTGGCTCACTGATAAGCTCACATgcaaaatattcagcattttctcCCTCCAAAGGTCTGTGAGCTGATCAGTTCAATGTACGTGAGATGAAATAGCAGGAATTAATTCTTGCCTCATGTACAGTCACAGCAAAGAAACACTCAGACTGTGACTTTGCAAAGTTCCTAGAACTTATGAGAAGCTACACACCATTTATGCACACACGATCTTTCACCCAGCTGATTAAAGCTATACATTACCATAGTAGTCTGTATTCGGTCTTCTACAAATTGAAGAATTCGTGTTCCACCTGCTGGTAACACAGCCTAGcaccaaaaggaaagcaaaattacGTTTCCCACAACGAGCAAAGAGCCTCTAAAAAACAGCTCAGTGCCTGGTCTGGCACATACAACTCAAACTGATTATATTTTCCAACATCATTCTTCCAACTATAGCCTGCTTTGCAACATGACGACATTCAGTGGAAAAGGGCTATTAGTGGAGTTCTGCATTAGCATCAGTTCAATGCATTCTGAAACAGTCCTGAACAGGGTCAAACAGTGAGGTGATAACTTTTTTTTGACAATTCCATGTTATTCAGAGCAACAAGGATGAGAACTGGATGTAATGGACTTTATGAGACCAAGAAGATAAGTCACAAACCAGCAGATTAAATTCAtcataaaaagaaagttatGCACACAGGAAAAAGCTCTAGTCTCAGGTACAATGTCCTGGGACCTGTGCTGActagtcaggaaaaaaatctggcagTTAAAATAGTCTCACAAATGCCAGCTCAAAACTTACCAGAATAggggggaaaagcaaacaaaatactaggaataagcagaaaaaaaccagagtaCGAGGACAAGTATGCCCCCCTATAAATCTTCCACCTTACAAGCACTTGAATCTTAAGTACTATATGCCGTTCCAAGTTTCAGTTTTTGCCTTTGGTTCCAGATCTGGATGACTTCTTAATTTAGCTTTGCCACCATAAGAAAAAACTAAGTGCATGCTGAGAGTCACCAAACTAGTCTCTCTCATGAAATTGATTTCAGTTTTATGGTGCAAATAATCTGGACCACTCAACTCAAACAGATCACTTGTCTTCAGTTTGTCTTCTTAGGTTGCTTTAACACAGTATACTGACAATTTATCTTCCCAACATGAGCCAAGCGAACTTTACCACTATTATTATCAAACTATTATTAGTGGGATTGTAGTGGAAAGTcaaaagaatttggaaaaaaaaaagctgaaaattcatTAGCAACAAATACAACACATTCTGGTAAAATACAGCAAGTTCTTGGTACAAGTCTATTGTGGTCACTTAATTTATTTCCCCTTGACAGCGTCAGGGGGACAACCAGTTCTGCTACTATCCAGGCCTGTATGATCTCAAATAACATCCAATATAGTAGTTGCCAACTGACAGTCACATTGCTGCTACACgagaagaaacaaattcatgagcaaaagaacaaaacacacacatgtacagACTGAGCCCTTGTGCCTcgacacagaaaaaaagaaaagggaaaaaagttcaGACCttcaagaaaaactgaaaggttCTTGCAAGGTTTCTCACAGACACCAGTGACAACGTGACATTGCCCTCACACTCTCAGCAGGCAGCCCTTTTCAAGGGCTGACACTtcttccagaaaagcagagaaagcaagcagccaggTTGCAACCACGCAGACACTTAAGACTTGTAAGCAGTTATTGTTACATGATGGCATCTGAGAGAGGTAGGAGGTCACCCGTTCTGCAGGTGCACCCCATCAGCCCAAGCCTGCAGGACCTCTTAGGAggcctgcagccagcacagaaatTCAGAGACTTGGCATGTGCCTTACACGGCCTCAAACAGTTCTCATACACAAAACACATGTGGAACAACCCTGGAAAGACCCTCGCTTCATTGAAAAATGGAGCAATAGTATGCTAAGAGCGTGAATTAGCATAAATAgcattcagctgctttttccaatGATGTTGATATCTCATTAAGAAACTGAGAATTGACAGTAGTTAAGAAGAATATACAGCTAGGTAAATAATGCTCACACTCATCCAGAGTACCAAGCACAGaacaagcagctctgctgagagtTTAACAACTCCATGTTGCAATCGAAGGCAAACAGTGAGACATACCTCATTCAGGGAGGGGTGGAAACTGCTTATCAGTGCTGAAAGCAAGGCTTTAACATtaaattttccaaaacattaGACTTCCTCGTACCTCCTAAGTACATGGGTCCACGTGCCTATGTTTTGTCTACAGGTACTGGGGTaaaaacccatttttttaactgcataCAAGTGAGTTGTatgcaattttttcttctgagaaggCCGTCGTGGGCTGTCTCTTTCGTTACTATAAAAAGCACCATGTGCCTTGTTGAATGAGGAGTGTTGTATTTAGATTAAGAATTCATATTTTAGATTACTTTAGATTAAGTATTTGATTAAGAACAAATGCAAGAAGACTAGCTGCCGGAGAATTTTCCAATTCCTCCATCTTTAGGCTAAAAATGAACCGTTGAAGCAAAAGGTACTTAAATTGTATTATTATGCTAACAGCTTAGAATACGAAGCAGTGTGTGAATGGTTTgcggtttaaaaaaaaaaaattaaaaagtgataaaaacatACACTTCACAAAAAAATGGGATCAATCTTGAGATGTCTGAAAGGATAAAACTCTTACCAGGAAAGGTTCTTTCAAAGTAAAAGCACTGCATCGAAAGACATTACCCCAAAGTTATCGGATTAGGTAGAGCAGCTTCCAGGTTCTGGAAATACTAATCGGGAAATAAGTCTGTCCCAAAGTAAGAGCTGAGCATACCGTACCTCCAGGCTGGTGGCGTTGCCTTCTTCCCCCATGGCTGGAGGTACAGCAGGagcaaaaacaaaagagaacacAGGGTCAGCAGATGACTGCGCTCTCTAATCCAAAGTCTTTTTACCTCCACGACGCAAAGCATATCCGGACTGCTCTTCCAGTTCACCAGAACGAGCCAATTCAAGGGGaactattttttcattattattattttatttttttacttcattaacCCTTGTTCCTCGTGTCCAGCTACAAAACCCAGCAACTCCTCAGGGAGAACTCCTCAGGACAGGGCTCGGCCTCGGGAGCCCCGGGAccctccccacagccacagGGCTGCCGCGTCCCCGGGACCCTCCCCACGGCCACGGGGCTGCGGCCGCATCCCTGGGACCCTCCCCACGTCCCCGGGAGCGCGGCCGCGTCCCCGGGCCCCGGCGGCACGCACCCAACCGTGCCTGGGGGACGCGttcttgaaggaaaataaaaatatgggtTTATCAGCCACACGTCACGTACTGCCACGGGGACGCGCACCGGCACCGACCGCCCGGGGAAAAGCCTGGGAGCAGCGGGCGCAGCCCTGTCTGCGGGCCAGGCCCACGGCTACCGCCCGGCTCCGCTCCCCTGCTGCCGTTAAAGCAAATCGCGGACGATGGAAGCAGCCTCCGGCCCGGGCCAGGGAGCACCAGCGCCTCCCGCGCAGCTGcgcctgccagcccagccccccccgccgcccaccggccccgcggccgggccgggccctcacctgccgccgccgcgctcgGGGCCGCGCAGGTCATAGGTCACTCGCGGGCAGGGGGCGAAGGTCGCGGAGCGAAGGccccacccgccgccgccgccgccgccgccgtccgCCGAGGGGGCGTGGCCGGCCCCGCCCACGCCTCGAGCTCCTCGCCGCTGATTGGCGAGGCCGTCCCCACCCCCGCGCCGAATGGCCCGCGACCTTCGCAGGGTACGATAGGCGCTGCGGGTTGGCCGGTGCGTTTCAGCCAATGGGAGCGGGCGGTATTAGCGTGTGCGGAGGTGGCTGCGCGGGAGCCGGCAGGCGGCTGCCATGGGGCTGCTGACCGAGCTGGCCCGCGGGCTGGTGCGGGGCGCCGACCGCATGTCCCCGTTCACCAGCAAGCGCGGCCCCCGGAGCTACAACAAGGGCCGGGGGGCCAAGAAGTTGGGCGTGTGCACCGCCAACAGGAAGTTCATCCTCATCAAGCAGATGGTGCCCGAGTTCATCGTCCCCGACCTGACGGGCTTCAAGCTCAAGGCCTACGTCTCGTACCGCGCCCCCGCGGGCTCCGAGCCGCCCATGACGGCCAAGCAGCTCTTCACCGAGGTGGTGGCTC
It encodes the following:
- the MRPL41 gene encoding 39S ribosomal protein L41, mitochondrial, translated to MGLLTELARGLVRGADRMSPFTSKRGPRSYNKGRGAKKLGVCTANRKFILIKQMVPEFIVPDLTGFKLKAYVSYRAPAGSEPPMTAKQLFTEVVAPHIEKDVKAGTFDPNNLEKYGFEPTQEGKLFQLFPKNYVR